TCGGTGCAAATCCTCAGCAAAACGGCAACTCGGTGGCCGTCGTGCAGACCGGTTCGGAGGGCTAACCGGACAGATTTCCATAGAAACCGGGCCCCCATTTCGGTCCAATTAGGATGCCAGAGGCGCTGATCGTGTCTGCGGATCGGTCCGAAGTCGCCGCCACAAAGCTTGACGGGGCGATCGGGCCGGTCGAAAACGGTTGGGCGGTGCTGGGGACAAGAATTAAAGGAGGAACGTCGTGGCAAGCAAGGTTAGCTGGGTGATGGTGCTGGCGTTCTCGACGCTGTGGGGCGTTGGGGACACATTTGGCGAAGATTGGCCGCGGTTCCGGGGGCCCAACGGCGCGGGCGCGGCGCCCAACGCCAGCATCCCGCTGAACTGGGCGCCAGAGAACACCCTCTGGCGGGTCGACCTGGGAGGGGTGGGCCACGGGTCGCCGGTGGTGCAGGACGATCGGCTGTACGTGGTGGCGGGCGAGCCCGAGTCGGCCGGCATCCGCCTGGAGTGCCGCGACGCGTTCACCGGCCGGCGGCTGTGGCAGTCGGCGCAGCCCGGCGCGCCGACTCACCTCCACGCGATGAACAGCTACGCGTCCGGCACGCCTGCGGTTGGCGGCGGCGTGGTGGCCATGAGCTGGGCCGACGCGAAGTCGTTCTACCTGGCCGCGTTCACCGTCGATGGCGAGGAGCTGTGGCGGAAGGAGTTGGGCGCGTACGACAGCCGGCACGGCTACTGCCGATCGCCGATCATTGAGGATGGCACAGTCTACCTGGCGAGCAACCAGAAGTCCGCCGCGTTTGTCCTGGCCGTCGACGCCCGCACCGGCGAGCAACGCTGGCGCCGCGAGCTCACACCCGGAACGGCCTCTTACGACACGCCGGTGGTGATCCCAACCGCCGCGGGCGGCCAAGCGTTGGTGGTGGGGAGCAGCGAGATCAGCATGGACGCCCTAGACCTCAAGTCGGGCGAGGTGGTCTGGACGGCCGCGGGGGTCTTCCCGCAGCGGTGCGTCGGCTCGCCGATCTACGCCGGCGGGATGGTGCTGGAGGCGAGCGGCAGCGGTGGCGGCGGCAAGCTGATGGTGGGCGTCCGCCCGCCCGGGCAGCCCGGCGGCGATCCCGAGGTGGCGCTGCAAATCACCAAGGCGGCGCCGTATGTGCCCACGCCGCTGGCGGTGGACGGCATGCTGATCATGTGGCACGACCGCGGCACGGTAGGCGCGGTCGACCTGGCAAGCGGCGAGCAGCTCTGGCTTGAGCGGATCGGCGGCAACTTCTTCAGCTCGCCGGTGGACGCTGGCGGAGTGGTTTGGAACGTTTCGATGGACGGCGAGGCGGTGGCGTTGGCGGTCGATCGCAGCGGCTGCCGCGTGCTGGCCAAGAACGCCATCGGAGAAGGAACCGAGGCGACGCCCGCGGTTGTCGGCAACCGGATGTATGTTCGCACACAGAAGTCGCTGATGTGCATCGGCGCTCCCGCGGCGGCCGTCCTACCGTCACGGTAGCGTTCCGGGGTATGCTAAGCGGATGCCGCTTTCTAGCTACGACGACCGCCGCCGGTGGGAACGCCTGGACCGCGCCGCGCTGACGGCGCGGCAGCTTGAGAAACTCAACCCGCTGCTGGCCGAGCTCCGCGCCGCCGGCGGGTTCTACGCGGACAAGCTGGCAGAGGCGCCGGGCGAGGTGGCCACGCTCGACGACCTCCGCCGGCTGCCTTATACGCACAAAGACGAGCTGCTGGCCGGCCCTCGCGGCGACGAGGCCGCCAACCGCACGTACCCGCTCGACCGCTACGTGCGGTTCCACCAGACGTCTGGTTCGCGCGGCCGTCCGCTGGCCGTGCGCGACACGGCCGAAGACTGGCAGTGGTGGATCGAGGGCTGGCAGTACGTGCTGGACGCGGCCGGCGTGACGGCCGCCGACCGCGCGCTCTTGGCGTTCTCGTTCGGGCCGTTCGTCGGGTTCTGGAGCGCGTTCGACGCGCTGGCCGCCCGCGGCGTGCTCACGATCCCCGGGGGCGGCATGGGGAGCCCCGCGCGGCTGGACCTGATCCAGCGGACGGGCGCCAACGTGCTGCTCTGCACGCCAAACTACGCGATGCGATTGGCGGAGGTTGCGGCCGAGCAGCAGACGCGGCTTGCCAGTCTGGGCGTGGAGACGATCATCGTCGCCGGGGAACCCGGCGGCAGCCTCCCCGCGGTCCGCGATCGGATGGAGCAGGCGTGGGGCGCGCGGGTGCTGGACCACACCGGCGCCACCGAGGTCGGCCCGTGGGGCTACGGCGAGCAGGCCGGCCGCGAGCGGGAGGGCAGGGGCGTGTACGTCAACGAGAGCCAGTTCCTGGCGGAGTTCGTTTCTGTCGAAACGGGGGAACCCGCCGCCGAGGGCGAGCTGTCGCACCTTGTCCTGACCACGCTGGGGCGCGCCGGCGCGCCGGTTATCCGCTACCGCACGGGCGACTTGGTGCGGCCGGTCTGGAGCGGCGACGGCGAGAACCGGTTCGTGTTCCTCGACGGCGGCGTCGTGTCGCGGGCCGACGACATGATGGTTATCCGCGGCGTCAACGTGTTCCCCACGGCGATCGATCAGATCGTGCGC
This portion of the Posidoniimonas corsicana genome encodes:
- a CDS encoding phenylacetate--CoA ligase family protein — protein: MPLSSYDDRRRWERLDRAALTARQLEKLNPLLAELRAAGGFYADKLAEAPGEVATLDDLRRLPYTHKDELLAGPRGDEAANRTYPLDRYVRFHQTSGSRGRPLAVRDTAEDWQWWIEGWQYVLDAAGVTAADRALLAFSFGPFVGFWSAFDALAARGVLTIPGGGMGSPARLDLIQRTGANVLLCTPNYAMRLAEVAAEQQTRLASLGVETIIVAGEPGGSLPAVRDRMEQAWGARVLDHTGATEVGPWGYGEQAGREREGRGVYVNESQFLAEFVSVETGEPAAEGELSHLVLTTLGRAGAPVIRYRTGDLVRPVWSGDGENRFVFLDGGVVSRADDMMVIRGVNVFPTAIDQIVRGFPEVVEYRMTARRAGEMDELVVEVEDRLQDPRRIARELSLRLGLTIEVRLAPPASLPRSDGKAKRFVDLRNE
- a CDS encoding outer membrane protein assembly factor BamB family protein, which produces MASKVSWVMVLAFSTLWGVGDTFGEDWPRFRGPNGAGAAPNASIPLNWAPENTLWRVDLGGVGHGSPVVQDDRLYVVAGEPESAGIRLECRDAFTGRRLWQSAQPGAPTHLHAMNSYASGTPAVGGGVVAMSWADAKSFYLAAFTVDGEELWRKELGAYDSRHGYCRSPIIEDGTVYLASNQKSAAFVLAVDARTGEQRWRRELTPGTASYDTPVVIPTAAGGQALVVGSSEISMDALDLKSGEVVWTAAGVFPQRCVGSPIYAGGMVLEASGSGGGGKLMVGVRPPGQPGGDPEVALQITKAAPYVPTPLAVDGMLIMWHDRGTVGAVDLASGEQLWLERIGGNFFSSPVDAGGVVWNVSMDGEAVALAVDRSGCRVLAKNAIGEGTEATPAVVGNRMYVRTQKSLMCIGAPAAAVLPSR